A section of the Roseivirga sp. BDSF3-8 genome encodes:
- a CDS encoding exonuclease domain-containing protein, whose translation MYAVVDLETTGGSCRHDKITEVAIYITDGKKIVKSWSSLVNPGCPIPAHITRITGIDNHMVADAPAFHEVAKTIVELLEGRVFVAHNVNFDYGFLRESFAALGFPFDKERLCTVQASRRILPGHRSYSLGKLCHALKIPLYNRHRAAGDAEATALLLHHLVSNSSHNLLSDYTKGGKRKKTTARKLLTDLPEATLRKLPSTTGVYQLKDENGVILYIGKSTDMRQRVLTHLAGKGGRKAAAMARMVKQIDTLETGSELVALLHESDLIKKHKPFYNVMQKRGEFAIGLAVDVRIDGYIRMELKRLKGNEQVVAAFATEAKAKKMLTALVQEHNLCMNLCGLEKTKGPCFHHTLGWCLGACCDKEKPDTYNARAEEALRAFMIPAEDMYIVDEGRSARERAIIRIENGRCTGYGFADAGKLDHLSYLAGIDMQPVTDCRYVRRVINSFLREEKVERTILFKSDQISIST comes from the coding sequence ATGTATGCCGTTGTCGATCTGGAGACTACCGGAGGTAGCTGCCGTCATGATAAAATCACTGAAGTAGCCATCTATATTACTGATGGTAAGAAGATTGTGAAATCATGGAGCAGTCTTGTCAATCCCGGTTGCCCTATTCCCGCTCATATTACCCGCATTACTGGTATTGATAACCACATGGTGGCCGATGCGCCGGCTTTTCATGAGGTGGCCAAGACTATAGTAGAGCTGCTGGAAGGCAGAGTCTTTGTGGCTCATAACGTGAACTTTGATTACGGATTCCTGCGGGAATCTTTTGCTGCCCTCGGGTTTCCATTTGATAAGGAAAGGCTCTGTACCGTACAGGCCAGCAGACGTATACTGCCAGGCCACCGTTCATACAGCCTCGGTAAGCTCTGCCATGCTCTCAAAATTCCATTGTATAACCGTCACCGGGCAGCCGGAGATGCGGAGGCTACAGCACTGCTATTGCACCATCTGGTAAGCAATAGCTCACATAATCTGCTTTCTGACTATACGAAAGGGGGTAAGCGTAAAAAAACTACTGCCCGAAAGCTATTAACCGATCTGCCGGAAGCTACCCTCCGGAAGCTTCCTTCCACCACTGGCGTGTACCAGCTTAAAGATGAAAATGGCGTCATACTGTATATTGGTAAAAGCACCGATATGCGCCAGCGCGTACTTACGCACCTGGCAGGCAAGGGGGGGCGTAAAGCTGCCGCCATGGCGCGTATGGTGAAGCAAATAGATACCCTGGAGACCGGCAGCGAACTCGTGGCCCTGCTTCACGAATCCGACCTGATCAAAAAGCATAAACCCTTTTACAATGTTATGCAGAAAAGAGGCGAGTTTGCCATTGGTCTGGCCGTGGATGTCCGGATTGATGGTTACATCCGCATGGAACTAAAAAGGCTTAAGGGAAATGAGCAGGTAGTAGCTGCATTTGCTACGGAAGCCAAGGCTAAAAAGATGCTCACCGCACTGGTGCAGGAGCACAATCTTTGCATGAACCTATGTGGGCTGGAAAAGACGAAAGGTCCCTGTTTTCACCATACACTCGGATGGTGTCTCGGGGCATGCTGCGATAAGGAGAAGCCGGATACCTATAATGCCCGGGCTGAGGAGGCGCTCAGGGCTTTTATGATCCCGGCCGAAGACATGTACATCGTAGACGAAGGGCGAAGTGCCCGGGAGAGAGCCATCATCAGAATAGAAAATGGCCGCTGTACCGGCTACGGCTTTGCCGATGCCGGTAAGTTGGACCATTTATCTTATCTCGCAGGCATAGACATGCAGCCTGTGACAGATTGCAGGTACGTACGGCGTGTGATCAATTCTTTTCTAAGGGAAGAAAAGGTAGAGAGGACCATTCTCTTCAAATCAGATCAGATATCGATCTCCACCTGA
- a CDS encoding ATP-binding protein: MGTDPTEVDCMPYASESKNKDKTSYDYSAGFIRSCPDILMHLNEDLRVLFVNEAFQSTFHLSNNDVKGMAWEDTPFSRQETGVADRAELRRQLTANGGKYDFTFSSTSTDGSESCQYHTRLYAENGNSNSLTYWVVGRNIGAVGNKAKTYAANYDRLVKNYPDLVCRYDKEHRIIYANEACQKFFGIDSEELVGKKKEDLGLVSEEGLESWNKKLKATFKEGETDDITFEVIFNGKSRHFHSVIVPEKGSAGSVEHILAITREVTDLKNTESQLRKDNEDLRSLNTYLDNFIYTIAHDLRGPVGNLKSLLWLYKLESDDKARQDIMNKLEDTFGRLDNRLNGLIGLIESMANLESKIATCKLENIIRDIQADLENRPDFTPYTIHKHLDVKEIKYIEAYMVSILSNLLSNIMKYREPSRPLRIRVSTYRMGEFVILEVEDNGIGIDLENIGKDLFKPFRRFTKQSEGKGIGLHIIKTMVEKNGGRIEVNSTVGEGTTFQLYLKEY; the protein is encoded by the coding sequence ATGGGAACCGACCCTACTGAGGTAGATTGTATGCCATACGCGTCCGAAAGTAAAAATAAGGACAAAACTTCCTACGATTATAGTGCAGGCTTTATCAGAAGTTGTCCCGATATCCTTATGCATCTGAATGAGGATTTGAGGGTGCTTTTTGTAAACGAGGCATTTCAATCCACCTTTCATCTTTCTAATAACGACGTTAAGGGCATGGCTTGGGAAGATACCCCATTTTCCAGGCAGGAAACCGGTGTGGCTGACAGAGCCGAATTACGCAGGCAACTTACGGCCAATGGTGGCAAGTATGACTTTACCTTTAGCTCCACGTCCACAGACGGGAGTGAATCCTGTCAGTATCATACCAGGCTATATGCAGAAAACGGAAACAGCAACTCCCTAACCTATTGGGTCGTTGGACGCAATATAGGAGCGGTTGGTAATAAGGCTAAAACCTACGCGGCTAACTATGACCGCCTGGTGAAAAATTATCCTGACCTGGTTTGTCGATACGATAAAGAGCATCGTATAATCTATGCTAATGAGGCTTGCCAGAAGTTTTTTGGTATAGACTCAGAGGAACTTGTAGGAAAAAAGAAGGAAGATCTGGGGCTGGTAAGCGAAGAGGGGCTGGAGTCATGGAATAAAAAGCTTAAGGCAACCTTTAAAGAAGGGGAGACAGATGACATTACCTTTGAGGTCATATTCAACGGGAAATCCAGGCATTTTCATTCAGTAATAGTTCCTGAGAAAGGGTCTGCCGGGTCTGTAGAGCATATCCTTGCGATAACCCGAGAGGTCACCGATCTAAAAAACACCGAATCGCAGCTCAGAAAAGATAATGAAGACCTGCGTTCGCTCAATACCTATCTTGATAACTTCATATATACCATTGCGCACGACCTGCGTGGCCCTGTGGGTAATTTGAAAAGCCTTCTGTGGCTGTATAAGCTGGAAAGTGATGACAAAGCCCGGCAGGACATCATGAATAAGCTGGAGGATACTTTCGGCAGACTGGATAACCGGCTTAACGGGCTCATTGGCCTTATAGAAAGTATGGCAAACCTTGAAAGTAAGATTGCCACCTGCAAGCTTGAAAACATCATTCGCGATATACAGGCAGATCTGGAGAACCGTCCGGACTTCACCCCCTATACCATTCACAAGCACCTGGATGTAAAAGAGATTAAATACATCGAGGCCTATATGGTGAGCATACTGTCTAACCTGCTATCCAATATCATGAAATACCGCGAACCCAGCCGTCCGTTAAGGATCAGGGTAAGCACCTACCGTATGGGAGAGTTCGTCATTCTCGAAGTAGAGGATAATGGGATAGGAATAGACCTCGAAAATATCGGAAAAGATCTGTTTAAGCCTTTCAGGCGCTTTACTAAGCAAAGCGAAGGCAAAGGCATAGGCCTCCACATCATAAAGACCATGGTAGAGAAAAACGGCGGGCGAATTGAGGTGAACAGTACCGTAGGAGAGGGAACTACCTTTCAGCTTTACCTTAAAGAATACTAA
- the lysA gene encoding diaminopimelate decarboxylase has translation MELTKKRYTIQGVDLLELTEKFGTPVYVYDADKIISQTEKLRKAFGSMPVRIKYAAKSLTNISVLKLLRKAGTGMDAVSIQEVHLGLKAGFTPEEILFTPNCVSIDEIREGVKLGVTINIDNISILEQFGHEFGNKVPVCIRLNPHIMAGGNTKISTGHIDSKFGISILQMRHLLRVVATNDINVTGLHMHTGSDILDSEVFIRGAQILLDAAKDFPDLEFLDFGSGFKVAYREGDVTTDINALGKRLSETIANFSKEYGRKLEVWFEPGKFLVSEAGYFLVKTNVIKTTPATVFAGVDSGMNHLLRPMMYDSYHDMVNISNPESTFRVYTVVGYICETDTLGYDRKLSELREGDIIAIKNAGAYGFSMASNYNSRFRPAEVMIHQGEAKLIRRRETMEDLLRNQVEIDI, from the coding sequence ATGGAACTTACGAAAAAGCGATATACGATACAGGGAGTTGACCTCCTGGAACTTACCGAAAAATTCGGAACCCCCGTTTATGTTTATGATGCCGATAAGATCATAAGCCAGACTGAAAAGCTTCGAAAGGCTTTTGGCTCTATGCCGGTAAGGATTAAGTATGCAGCCAAATCTCTCACCAATATTTCTGTACTAAAGCTCCTGCGTAAAGCAGGTACGGGTATGGATGCTGTTTCTATACAGGAAGTTCACCTGGGGCTCAAGGCAGGCTTTACACCGGAGGAGATTTTATTTACACCTAACTGTGTGTCTATTGATGAGATTAGAGAAGGGGTGAAACTGGGTGTTACGATCAATATTGACAATATATCCATCCTGGAGCAATTCGGACACGAATTTGGTAATAAAGTGCCCGTATGCATTAGGCTGAACCCTCATATCATGGCGGGTGGCAACACAAAGATATCTACCGGCCATATCGACAGTAAGTTTGGCATATCCATACTGCAGATGAGGCACTTGCTAAGGGTAGTGGCCACTAATGATATTAACGTAACGGGTCTGCATATGCATACGGGTTCGGACATTCTGGACAGTGAGGTATTCATAAGGGGAGCCCAGATTTTACTGGACGCAGCAAAGGACTTTCCTGATCTTGAGTTCCTGGACTTTGGCAGCGGCTTTAAAGTAGCCTACCGTGAAGGGGACGTGACGACGGATATTAATGCCCTTGGCAAAAGGCTTTCGGAAACGATAGCCAATTTCAGTAAAGAATACGGACGGAAGCTGGAAGTATGGTTTGAGCCTGGCAAGTTTCTGGTTAGTGAAGCTGGTTACTTCCTCGTAAAGACGAATGTGATCAAAACCACGCCAGCCACTGTATTTGCGGGGGTGGATTCTGGCATGAATCATTTGCTGAGGCCGATGATGTATGACTCTTACCACGATATGGTCAATATTTCAAATCCCGAAAGTACTTTCAGGGTGTATACTGTGGTAGGGTATATCTGCGAAACGGACACATTGGGCTATGACCGCAAGCTCAGCGAACTACGCGAGGGGGACATCATTGCCATAAAAAATGCAGGTGCTTACGGGTTTAGTATGGCTTCTAACTATAATAGCCGATTCAGGCCTGCGGAAGTAATGATTCATCAGGGTGAGGCTAAGCTGATACGCCGCCGCGAAACGATGGAGGATCTGTTAAGAAATCAGGTGGAGATCGATATCTGA